CTGCGCCGCGAGCTTGCTAGGATGAAGGCGGAGCGCGATATCCTAAAAAAAGCGGCGGCCTACTTCGCCAGGGACTCGATATGAAGTTCGAGTTCGTAGCGAAGCACCGAGGGATCTGGCCGGTATCGTGGATCTGCGAGACGCTCGGTGTTTCGCGCAGCGGCTTTCACGCCTGGCTGGTCCGGGCACCCAGTGCCCGCGCCCGCAGCGATGAGGAGTTCGGTGCCAAGGTGCGCGCCAGCTTCATTTCCAGCTATCGGACGTATGGTGCGCGCCGGGTCTGGCACGATCTTCTGGCCGAAGGCCTGTCATGTGGTCTGCATCGCATCGAACGGCTGATGCGTGTGCACGGCCTGAAAGGCGCGCCCGCGACGTCGTGGTCTGCCCAAGGATGATGGCCTGCGGTCGGTCATTGCCGACAACATCCTCGACCGCCAGTTCACCGCCGAGGCACCCAACCAAAGGTGGATCGCTGACTTCACCTACATCTGGACCGCCGAAGGATGGCTGTACGTCGCTGTCGTCATCGACCTGTTCTCCCGACGTGTAGTCGGCTGGTCGATGAGCGATACCATGACCGCCCAGCTCGTGACCGATGCGCTGATGATGGCGATCTGGCGACGTGGAAAGCCTGACGCCTTGCTGCATCACTCGGACCAGGGCAGCCAATATACGAGCGAGCAGTTCCAGCGGCTGATGGCCGACAATGGCGTCACCTGCTCGATGAGCCGGTCGGGCAACGTCTGGGACAACGCGGCAATGGAGAGCTTCTTCTCGTCGATGAAGACCGAACGGATCGGCCGGAAGACATATCGAACGCGCAATCACGCAAAGGCAGACGTGTTCGATTACATCGAGCGCTTCTACAACCCGACACGCAGGCACTCGACCTTGGGCTATCTCAGCCCCATGGACTTCGAGCGGCAGGCTCATGTAGCCTAACTTGGTGTCCATGGGAGCGGCAGCAGCTCAGATCGACTTCTTTAAGGACGAGATTAAATGGATCGGGCAGCACAGTGTCGCGACGCTCGAAGCCTATGAAGCCAGCAGCCGCGCGGGGCGCGGAGATGCAAGGATGCTGCGCTCCCAGCGCGCGCTCATGTGGGAAGTCTATAACGCCTATCTGCGATTACGAACCCCCGAGGGCTTCTTGTACGATCTCGAAGACATCGCAGGCGCTGTCGAGCGCGCCTTTGATACGGATACCTCCGAGCGGCTCTATAGAAACGTGATTATTGACGAGGGCCAAGATCTGAGCCCCGCAATGTTGCGAGCACTTGCAAAGGCAGTCCCACGCGGCGGATCGCTCACGTTCTTCGGAGACGTCGCTCAACAGATATATGGACACCGGATGTCCTGGAAGTCCGCCGGCCTAAAGCCGGCAAAAATTTGGATGTTTGAGCAGAATTACCGAAACACCGGGGCTATCGCGGACCTGGCGCTCGCGATCTCGACCATGCCGTACTATGCCGAGGCGGCGGCCGACCTAGTTCGTCCGCAGCATCCTGTGGCGGAGGGCCCGAAGCCGACGCTAGTCAGCTTCGCCGATCCCGCCGCCGAAGTGGACTTTCTTGTCCAACGGGCGCCAGTTCTAGCGCGGGGCCGCAGTGTCGCGATCTTGACACGCACGCGCGAACAGGCTCGTCGTCTACAGGATCGAATTGCTGGATCGGTACAAGAGCTCAACCGCAAACTAACTCGATGGTCCGGAGGCGCCGGTCTGTCGATCGGGACGCTCCATGCCGGCAAGGGGCTAGAGTTTGACGTTGTTATACTGCCGTTTCTCTCTGACGGCGAGTTTCCCAACCCTGCGACGATCGAGGCCGTAGGCCTTGAGGACGCAACAGCGGGAGATGGCCGGCTGCTCTATGTCGGCGTTACGCGGGCGAGGAAGGAATTGCTCCTTACCCATAGCGGGCAGC
This portion of the Sphingomonas sp. So64.6b genome encodes:
- a CDS encoding 3'-5' exonuclease is translated as MGAAAAQIDFFKDEIKWIGQHSVATLEAYEASSRAGRGDARMLRSQRALMWEVYNAYLRLRTPEGFLYDLEDIAGAVERAFDTDTSERLYRNVIIDEGQDLSPAMLRALAKAVPRGGSLTFFGDVAQQIYGHRMSWKSAGLKPAKIWMFEQNYRNTGAIADLALAISTMPYYAEAAADLVRPQHPVAEGPKPTLVSFADPAAEVDFLVQRAPVLARGRSVAILTRTREQARRLQDRIAGSVQELNRKLTRWSGGAGLSIGTLHAGKGLEFDVVILPFLSDGEFPNPATIEAVGLEDATAGDGRLLYVGVTRARKELLLTHSGQRTRLLPADPALYTSLTR